In Streptomyces sp. RFCAC02, the following proteins share a genomic window:
- a CDS encoding enolase C-terminal domain-like protein: MTVAPPVESVEAAAYRVPTEVPEGDGTLAWDSTTIVVARVRAGSVTGLGYTYAHAACVPLIDGMLADIVRGTDVLDVPAAWERMRGAIRNLGRPGLVSCALSAVETALWDAAARLLGLPLARLLGRVRDEVPVYGSGGFTTFTDDRLLGQLDDWTSRGMTRVKIKIGEDSGQRVARDLARVALTRRAVGPATEVLTDANGAYAPAQAVRVGHRLAELDVTWFEEPVTSDDLAGLRHVRERVTADVTAGEYGYDLPYFARMLDAGAVDCLQVDVTRCGGFGEWRRAAALAAARGTEISGHCAPNLSAHAAAATPNLRHLEWFSDHERIENLLFDGALPVRDGAVRPDMSAPGHGLTLREADAERYRVA; encoded by the coding sequence CTGACCGTGGCACCGCCCGTCGAGTCCGTCGAGGCCGCCGCGTACCGGGTACCGACGGAGGTGCCCGAGGGCGACGGCACCCTCGCCTGGGACTCGACGACGATCGTCGTCGCGCGGGTGCGGGCGGGCAGTGTCACCGGCCTCGGGTACACGTACGCCCACGCCGCCTGCGTCCCCCTCATCGACGGAATGCTGGCCGACATCGTGCGCGGCACGGACGTGCTCGACGTGCCGGCCGCGTGGGAGCGAATGCGCGGCGCGATCCGCAACCTCGGCCGTCCCGGACTCGTCTCGTGCGCCCTGTCGGCCGTGGAGACGGCCCTGTGGGACGCCGCCGCCCGGCTGCTCGGCCTGCCGCTCGCCCGGCTCCTCGGGCGCGTCCGGGACGAGGTGCCGGTCTACGGGTCCGGCGGCTTCACGACGTTCACGGACGACCGGCTGCTCGGCCAGCTCGACGACTGGACATCGCGCGGCATGACCAGGGTGAAGATCAAGATCGGGGAGGACTCCGGGCAGCGCGTGGCGCGCGACCTCGCCCGGGTGGCGCTCACGCGGCGCGCGGTCGGCCCCGCCACCGAGGTCCTCACCGACGCCAACGGCGCCTACGCGCCGGCCCAGGCCGTGCGCGTCGGGCACCGGCTGGCCGAGCTGGACGTGACCTGGTTCGAGGAGCCGGTGACCTCCGACGACCTCGCCGGCCTGCGCCACGTGCGGGAGCGCGTCACCGCCGACGTGACGGCCGGCGAGTACGGGTACGACCTGCCGTACTTCGCCCGCATGCTCGACGCCGGCGCCGTCGACTGCCTCCAGGTGGACGTGACGCGCTGCGGCGGCTTCGGCGAGTGGCGGCGCGCGGCGGCCCTCGCCGCGGCGCGCGGCACGGAGATCTCCGGGCACTGCGCGCCGAACCTGTCCGCCCACGCCGCGGCGGCCACACCGAACCTGCGGCACCTGGAGTGGTTCAGCGACCACGAACGCATCGAGAACCTGCTCTTCGACG